TCAAAATTCTTGGTGTTATGCTGGGTTTGAATGTAAGGAGTAATGAGTAATGAGTAAGGAGTAAGGAGTAAGGAGTAATGAGTAATGAGTAAGGAGTAATGAGTAAGGAGTAAGGAGTAAGGAGTAAGGAGTAAGGAGTAAGGAGTAAGGAGTAAGGAGTAAGGAGTCATGAGTAATGAGTAATGAGTAAGGAGTAATGAGTAATGAGTAAGGAGTAATGAGTAAGGAGTAAGGAGTAAGGAGTCATGAAAGAATTATTAGGATATTAACAACTTCAATCAACAAGTTGAAAGAAAAATAAAAAATAATCCACTCATTACTTATTACTTATTACTTATTACTTATTACTTATTACTTATTACTTATTACTTATTACTTATTACTCATTACTCATTACTCATTACTTATTACTTATTACTCATTACTCATTACTCATTACTTATTACTTATTACTTATTACTTATTACTCATTACTCATTACTCCTTACTCATCCTACTCCGCTGTGTAAGTCCTAACTCATACATATCTTAGTCAAATAATCTGTGTTTTAAATACAAAAATAGATGCATTTACCCTGCTTATGATTCCTATTAGTGATAAAATGCGTATTCGCAATCAACCAATAATTACTAATTGGCTTATTGGTATTAATCTTGCTATTTTCTTATGGCAAATCCAACTAGAACTTAGTGATAAATTGGGCTATTTTGTCAATGATTGGGGTGTGATTCCAGCACAAATTAGTGCAGCAATTACAAATGCAATCTTCTTCAACCCAGCAGCTTGGATAGTTGTGTTTTGGCGTTCGCTTTCACTAGTTTTTGGGATGTTTCTACACGGTAGTTTTAGTCAAATATTAGGGAATATGATATTTTTGTGGGTTTTTGGTAAGACCTTAGAAAATGTCCTCGGATATAAACGCTATTTAGGATTTTACTTGGCTACTGGGGTGCTGACAGAGATAGTCCAAATTCTAGCAGAACCGAGTTTACCCGTACCGTTAATTGGAGCAAACGGGGCGATCGCATCTATTTTAGGCGCATACATCGTCAAATTTCCCCAAGCCAAAATTTATTCAGTTTTACCCTTAGTGTTAGTGTATATCCCTATGGAATTACCAGCTTCTTTCTATCTCTTGTGGTGGTTTATACAACAATTATTTTATGGTATTGGCAGTTTAAACATTCCCCCTGTGGGTGTAAATCAACCCAGCATAGCCTACTGGTCCCACGCTGCGGGATTATGTATCGGCGCCGGTTTTATGAAATTACTGCTACATAGTCAAAAGTCAAAGTTCAAGAGTCCAAAGTCAAAATATTAACCAACCCTTAACTGTTGACTCTAACAGGACTTACGCGGCGAGGCTATTCGTGGATATCGAGCATTGGGCATTGGGCATTGGTTAATTTTTCGGTCTCTATGCCCCATACCCAATCCAAACCCTTGATTTTTCGTAACTCATGCGTAATTCCTATTTAATCCACAAATTTACATTTTTGTCAATAAAATTTGCAAAATTAAAAAACCCAAAGCCGGACTCCTGAGTTTAGACTATAGACTAAACTAGTTATTTGTAGTGTTGTAAAACCCTGTTGGCTAACTGTTTTATGGTTACGAAATTTTTAGCAGCTGTTTACGGGATGGCCACAGCACCAACTGTTGCTCCTACACTGTCTAATCAGGTTACTCGCACGCCTTATCCAAATTACAAAGTGATTGTTTTGAATGATGATTTTAATACATTTCAACATGTGGCTGAGTGTTTAATGAAGTATATTCCGGGGATGACAAGCGATCGCGCTTGGGATCTGACCAATCAGATACACTATGAAGGTCAAGCGATCGTCTGGGTGGGTCCCCAAGAAACAGCGGAACTATATCACCAGCAACTGCGTCGAGCTGGGTTGACAATGGCTCCTTTAGAGGCGGCTTAATTATCATGGGTAAACCCACGGATGGTAGGCTAGTTTGGAATCACTCAACCCACATTTCCGGTCTCATCCCAATTTTAGAGCGTCTCTGTCAGCAGCATGGCATTCAAACCGTTACACCAGGGGTGATTGGACGGGCTAAAGGTCATTGTCCCAAAATGCAACTGCGTGTGTCTGTACCCATTCTGGGGGGTTATAAAGTCATCGCCCGACATGGTAAGACAGTGCAAGAAGTGTTTATCGTGACCATTTTGGAACAGGAACAACTCACAGATGCAATTGCGATCGCCATGAGAACTTAATCATTTTAGTCTGGTGTTTTACCAAGTAACCAAACTGATAACAGTTAACTGTTATCTGTTAATTGTTAACTGTTAATCGTTTAACTATTCCTCTACATGGTGTACGGCGAATCTGTGTAGTGGAAGACTCAGAATGCAAGAAAAAGTTAAAAAATATGACAAAGCAGTAGTTATTTTTAAAGTCATTAGTAGCGGTTCCCAGTTGGGTAACGCTATTTTCTCCATTCCATATGCAACGCAGTAAACTAGCCAGTAAGAAAAGCTCATTCTCAACAGAATCCGCTCTGTTTCTTCTCTATCTTCTGCTTGCTCTTTGCAGTCCCACAGTAACAACAGACCGACGATACAAGCGACAAAGGAAACAGCAACTACAAACCCGTGACAAAAAATATTTAGCGAATGCATTTGCGTTTATCCCGATCTTTTCCAATTGAGATTCAGTCTAAAGGAATATTCCTACGGCTTACACAAAATATTTACAAACTGCAATATAAAATTGGAAATCATGTAAACATTTGCAACAAATTTGTTATTTTTGCTAAATCATGATTTTTTTTCAGAAGACTTTACTTTGACAACGGTAAAATGATCCGGCGAGAAAACAGTCAACTATCGCCATCCTACTAAATAAGTTGTCAAATTAATCGTGAAGGCAGGCAAGAGGTAAGAGGTAGTTCCTTTTTCTTTACCAAACCTAAAATATATTTTACCGAAATTTGTGCAGCAAAACTGACACCCGTTATTTTAAATTTCTACGCATAACTTTCTCAAACACCTTGAAAGCAAGGATTTCATAATTCCCAATTACAAATTATGGTATCGAAAATGGGATGACCATGAAAAAAAGTGAATGCAGGTTGCAAATTCCTGGTGTTAGGAAATAGATAGAGTAACTGTCATTACATTTTTATGCCTGGTAAATAGGAACTATATATATATCAGTCCTATATGATTTGTGAAATCTCACATACAGGCTGTTGACTGCAATTTAAACCACAAAAATGAATGTTAACTCACAGACTGCTAACTCAAACCGTAAGCCGAAAACCTTCAATAACCTAGAGCGTTTTATTGAGGGTTGGTATTGGGCAATACCTTCTCATTCTCTACAAGTTGGTGAAGTAAAACCTGTCACTTTATTGGGGAGAGAATTAGTTATTTATCGCGCGCAAGACCGTAGATTAGTCACTTTTGACGCCTACTGTCCACATATGGGCGCTCACCTTGCAGAAGGTCAGGTTGAGGGTAATGGACTACGCTGTTTTTTCCACAAATGGAAATTTGATGGCGACGGTTTCTGCGTGAATATCCCCTGTTTGGATGAGCCGCTTCCCATGAAACTAAACACTTGGCCTACTGCTGAAAAGTATGGAATAATTTGGGTCTGGACTGGGGAATATCCACTACAACCCCTCCCATTTGTTCCCGAATTAGAAAAACAGGAATGTGATTATGCTTTGGTATCCGATTTTGTGGTGAATTGTCACCCTAATGTGGTCATGATTAATCCGATTGATGTTCAACACTTCAATACAGTTCACAAACTACCATTAGAATTTTTATTTGAAAAAGAGGAAATTAATCAGAATGCTATTATCTTCAGCAACACTACACGGAGTAATGAAGGTTTATTTTTCGTTAAACTCTTCCGTCGCTTCTACAAAAAGCCTGTAACCTATAGTGTTTGCTATTGGTACGGTAGTACTGGGACGGTGACAATTGGCCCTGATTTCTTGCATTTACACATTATGTTGACCCTACGTCTCCTCGAAGGAGGAAAAACAGAAGGTCAAATTCTGTTGATTATTAAGAAACGTAAAGGTATTTTTGGTGGGTTATACAATCGAATTTTGCTCAAACTGGCTCATATCGCAGGTAAATATTTTTTCAAGGGTGATACAAAGATTTTGCAGACGATTCAGTTTGATTTGAAAACTCCCATCAAGGCAGATCAAGCAATTATGCAGTTTATCAACCATTTGGAAAGACAGACAGCCGTGTGTTGGAGGACTTGGCAACAACCGCGATCGCGTGACACAGAAATCAAGGAGAATCGAATAGATAAATGGCAAGATGTGCTGAATGACTAAGTGAACTACCTACACCGATTTGGAGTACCAAATACGGTGTAGGCTTCTGGTACATTTCGCTCTTTTGCCAGAACTTCCTGCGAGGTACTATTAGTAGTAGAACCATCCACTACCGGATTCCCTTTACGGCGTTTTATTGTTGGGAACAGTCCCAGCCCAACGCGCTTTATATTGATAGCTGCATTAATATCCCTATCAACCAAAAGCGATTCTTTTTCGTCCCAGTAATTACGAATGTTGCAATCAGTGAAGATAAATTCATCACGATACGCAAGCAATTGAGATGTATATGCAGGTTTTACCGCTATTGTCCACATCCGGTGCTTTTTCAGCTATGTATTCTAGGATTGTGAAAAATTGTCCAAACGCCGCATCGTTCCAGGATTTATTTAATCCTGTTTTGGCTGATTGTCCGTTGGGTAAATATTTACCGTTTTCGTCTTGCTTGGCTTTATTTCTCTTAGATAAAGCTTTTAAATTTAAATCTTCGCTATCTGAGGACCATTGTGGGTAGGGGCGCAAGGCCTTGCGCCCCGAAAGATCATCAGACCTGAGAGTGTCAATTTTGAGTTCTGCTGTGATGAATTACCATACTCACAAAAAGAAGTGGCAAAGCCACTTCGTAATTCCCAGGTAGAACCTAAAAACGAGTATAACCATTATACAACAATAAAATCGTATAAACCAACACTAAATTACATGATCTCAGTACAATTTCCCATCTTGCTGATTTTCCAGCGCTTGGAGAAGTTTCAGATATATATTTTCTACTCTTTGAGTTTGAAGTTCACCAATTGCGGCGTAGTTAGATAAACCAGGAGCGCTATTTACTTCAATGATAGTATAGTTGATCATTGGCTTTGTTATATCACTGGTAATAATATCTACACCAGCTAATCTTAGCCCCATATCTTTGGTAATCTGAATTGCTAATTTTTGGAAATCAGGATGGATAGTTTCGCTAACATCTATAGCTTCGCCTCCACTCGATAAATTGGCATTATCTAAAAGATAGACAATATTATCTTGGGGAATAACACTATCAAACGTAAGCTTCTGTCTTTGCAATTTTTTTTTAATTCTAAAATCTTCAATATCGAACATTTTTCGACCGTTTTTGATCATGGTTCTTTGTTTCTGGTGCAAAAGTTCTAAAATAGTAGATTGATCATCCCCCACGATAAACAAGGGTATCCTTTGATAGGCTGCTATGACTTCTTGATCTAGCACCAAAACCCGATAATCGTTGCCAATATGGAATCTTTCGACGATAAATCCTAAGTTGATTCGCAAGATTTTCTTGGCAACTTGGTAGTATTCTTGCCTATTGTAAACCTTGGCAACTAATTTGCCTTGACTGAGATTCAATGGTTTGACAATTACAGGAAATCCGAGTTCTTTAGCATATAAAAATCCCTCATCTATATTTCTTAATGTCTGGATTTTTCGG
The Gloeotrichia echinulata CP02 DNA segment above includes these coding regions:
- a CDS encoding rhomboid family intramembrane serine protease — protein: MIPISDKMRIRNQPIITNWLIGINLAIFLWQIQLELSDKLGYFVNDWGVIPAQISAAITNAIFFNPAAWIVVFWRSLSLVFGMFLHGSFSQILGNMIFLWVFGKTLENVLGYKRYLGFYLATGVLTEIVQILAEPSLPVPLIGANGAIASILGAYIVKFPQAKIYSVLPLVLVYIPMELPASFYLLWWFIQQLFYGIGSLNIPPVGVNQPSIAYWSHAAGLCIGAGFMKLLLHSQKSKFKSPKSKY
- the clpS gene encoding ATP-dependent Clp protease adapter ClpS, encoding MVTKFLAAVYGMATAPTVAPTLSNQVTRTPYPNYKVIVLNDDFNTFQHVAECLMKYIPGMTSDRAWDLTNQIHYEGQAIVWVGPQETAELYHQQLRRAGLTMAPLEAA
- a CDS encoding DUF2103 domain-containing protein yields the protein MGKPTDGRLVWNHSTHISGLIPILERLCQQHGIQTVTPGVIGRAKGHCPKMQLRVSVPILGGYKVIARHGKTVQEVFIVTILEQEQLTDAIAIAMRT
- a CDS encoding aromatic ring-hydroxylating dioxygenase subunit alpha: MNVNSQTANSNRKPKTFNNLERFIEGWYWAIPSHSLQVGEVKPVTLLGRELVIYRAQDRRLVTFDAYCPHMGAHLAEGQVEGNGLRCFFHKWKFDGDGFCVNIPCLDEPLPMKLNTWPTAEKYGIIWVWTGEYPLQPLPFVPELEKQECDYALVSDFVVNCHPNVVMINPIDVQHFNTVHKLPLEFLFEKEEINQNAIIFSNTTRSNEGLFFVKLFRRFYKKPVTYSVCYWYGSTGTVTIGPDFLHLHIMLTLRLLEGGKTEGQILLIIKKRKGIFGGLYNRILLKLAHIAGKYFFKGDTKILQTIQFDLKTPIKADQAIMQFINHLERQTAVCWRTWQQPRSRDTEIKENRIDKWQDVLND
- a CDS encoding cyanophycin synthetase → MKTPFLISIIEKVAAQIGAVVVVDPECKSVGYISFKNGNHSFFSFTKFNINGFGSAGIAKDKACSSFFLKKFGYKVPDGKTFFNDKLCRKIQTLRNIDEGFLYAKELGFPVIVKPLNLSQGKLVAKVYNRQEYYQVAKKILRINLGFIVERFHIGNDYRVLVLDQEVIAAYQRIPLFIVGDDQSTILELLHQKQRTMIKNGRKMFDIEDFRIKKKLQRQKLTFDSVIPQDNIVYLLDNANLSSGGEAIDVSETIHPDFQKLAIQITKDMGLRLAGVDIITSDITKPMINYTIIEVNSAPGLSNYAAIGELQTQRVENIYLKLLQALENQQDGKLY